In Pieris napi chromosome 2, ilPieNapi1.2, whole genome shotgun sequence, the following proteins share a genomic window:
- the LOC125059121 gene encoding uncharacterized protein LOC125059121 isoform X3 gives MGEVPYIYFVKDKHESQIVDIDKRLLQADYGEDYTPTDLGELLKSEFTLNLKLSPEIKAKIKQLEDSQEIIEDPIPEMTNSVYGLDHTKIMNRLLAARKRSKEAWENLQSESPVISYRTTNTSPSNINLKEQKKEIAEFLIKRQILHNKLQRERRKQDDTHVEYEKIEERNEDIYEFCDDYDDNYDIEYSSVEK, from the exons ATGGGAGAAGTGccttacatatattttgtaaaag ATAAGCACGAATCTCAGATTGTTGATATTGACAAACGGTTACTGCAAGCTGATTATGGTGAGGACTACACTCCAACTGATTTGGGGGAGCTATTAAAATCTGAATTTACATTAAATCTGAAGTTATCACCAGAAATAAAA GCAAAAATAAAGCAATTAGAAGATAGTCAAGAAATAATTGAGGACCCTATACCAGAGATGACAAATTCTGTGTACGGTTTAgatcatacaaaaattatgaatag ATTGTTAGCAGCAAGAAAGAGAAGTAAAGAAGCCTGGGAGAACCTGCAATCAGAGTCACCTGTAATATCTTACCGTACTACAAACACATCTCCCTCTAACATTAATCTCAAGGAGCAAAAGAAGGAAATAGCCGAGTTCCTGATAAAGCGAcag ATCCTTCACAACAAGTTACAGAGGGAAAGACGAAAGCAAGACGATACACACGttgaatatgaaaaaattgaGGAAAGAAATGAGGATATATACGAATTTTGCGATGATTATGATGATAATTACGATATAGAGTATAGTTCTGTAGAGAAATGA
- the LOC125059121 gene encoding uncharacterized protein LOC125059121 isoform X1: MILRFYSSSCVLYSMKKQGMKLHKMLNPKNKRQWYPSQTTDLNILPTLNTLTKIQRIPDNQGIRRVAVLNKLFMKHITDIMSTGTVSMDIIGRGIEISKVNVAKDFKTINIFWICKGDASDEDTDKLLQTIAGPLRHELSTLRLMGEVPYIYFVKDKHESQIVDIDKRLLQADYGEDYTPTDLGELLKSEFTLNLKLSPEIKAKIKQLEDSQEIIEDPIPEMTNSVYGLDHTKIMNRLLAARKRSKEAWENLQSESPVISYRTTNTSPSNINLKEQKKEIAEFLIKRQILHNKLQRERRKQDDTHVEYEKIEERNEDIYEFCDDYDDNYDIEYSSVEK, from the exons ATGATTCTCCGATTTTACAGTAGTTCTTGTGTGTTATACAGCATGAAGAAACAAGGAATGAAGTtacataaaatgttaaatccCAAAAATAAACG GCAGTGGTATCCCTCACAGACCAcagatttaaatatacttcCCACTCTCAATACATTGACAAAAATTCAAAGAATTCCCGATAATCAGGGAATACGCAGAGTAgctgttttaaataaactatttatgaAACACATAACAGATATTATGTCCACTGGCACTGTGTCAATGGATATTATTGGACGAGGAATAGAAATATCTAAg GTCAATGTTGCAAAAGACTTCAAAACCATCAATATTTTCTGGATATGTAAAGGTGACGCAAGTGATGAAGATACAGATAAACTATTGCAGACAATTGCAGGGCCCTTGAGACATGAGCTATCTACCCTCAGACTTATGGGAGAAGTGccttacatatattttgtaaaag ATAAGCACGAATCTCAGATTGTTGATATTGACAAACGGTTACTGCAAGCTGATTATGGTGAGGACTACACTCCAACTGATTTGGGGGAGCTATTAAAATCTGAATTTACATTAAATCTGAAGTTATCACCAGAAATAAAA GCAAAAATAAAGCAATTAGAAGATAGTCAAGAAATAATTGAGGACCCTATACCAGAGATGACAAATTCTGTGTACGGTTTAgatcatacaaaaattatgaatag ATTGTTAGCAGCAAGAAAGAGAAGTAAAGAAGCCTGGGAGAACCTGCAATCAGAGTCACCTGTAATATCTTACCGTACTACAAACACATCTCCCTCTAACATTAATCTCAAGGAGCAAAAGAAGGAAATAGCCGAGTTCCTGATAAAGCGAcag ATCCTTCACAACAAGTTACAGAGGGAAAGACGAAAGCAAGACGATACACACGttgaatatgaaaaaattgaGGAAAGAAATGAGGATATATACGAATTTTGCGATGATTATGATGATAATTACGATATAGAGTATAGTTCTGTAGAGAAATGA
- the LOC125059121 gene encoding uncharacterized protein LOC125059121 isoform X2: MKHITDIMSTGTVSMDIIGRGIEISKVNVAKDFKTINIFWICKGDASDEDTDKLLQTIAGPLRHELSTLRLMGEVPYIYFVKDKHESQIVDIDKRLLQADYGEDYTPTDLGELLKSEFTLNLKLSPEIKAKIKQLEDSQEIIEDPIPEMTNSVYGLDHTKIMNRLLAARKRSKEAWENLQSESPVISYRTTNTSPSNINLKEQKKEIAEFLIKRQILHNKLQRERRKQDDTHVEYEKIEERNEDIYEFCDDYDDNYDIEYSSVEK; the protein is encoded by the exons atgaAACACATAACAGATATTATGTCCACTGGCACTGTGTCAATGGATATTATTGGACGAGGAATAGAAATATCTAAg GTCAATGTTGCAAAAGACTTCAAAACCATCAATATTTTCTGGATATGTAAAGGTGACGCAAGTGATGAAGATACAGATAAACTATTGCAGACAATTGCAGGGCCCTTGAGACATGAGCTATCTACCCTCAGACTTATGGGAGAAGTGccttacatatattttgtaaaag ATAAGCACGAATCTCAGATTGTTGATATTGACAAACGGTTACTGCAAGCTGATTATGGTGAGGACTACACTCCAACTGATTTGGGGGAGCTATTAAAATCTGAATTTACATTAAATCTGAAGTTATCACCAGAAATAAAA GCAAAAATAAAGCAATTAGAAGATAGTCAAGAAATAATTGAGGACCCTATACCAGAGATGACAAATTCTGTGTACGGTTTAgatcatacaaaaattatgaatag ATTGTTAGCAGCAAGAAAGAGAAGTAAAGAAGCCTGGGAGAACCTGCAATCAGAGTCACCTGTAATATCTTACCGTACTACAAACACATCTCCCTCTAACATTAATCTCAAGGAGCAAAAGAAGGAAATAGCCGAGTTCCTGATAAAGCGAcag ATCCTTCACAACAAGTTACAGAGGGAAAGACGAAAGCAAGACGATACACACGttgaatatgaaaaaattgaGGAAAGAAATGAGGATATATACGAATTTTGCGATGATTATGATGATAATTACGATATAGAGTATAGTTCTGTAGAGAAATGA